A single region of the Streptomyces sp. ITFR-16 genome encodes:
- a CDS encoding SpoIIE family protein phosphatase, with protein sequence MDDRVAGALSLPDDWPAHPDLSLALNRMGSFDWDLDSGLMHMDQPALDVFDLSAEEYDDRPETLAMRVPADEAMRLDAMVSQALKSGRANYGAYFRIQRSDGTLRWTHTQGFVRRDASGRPQRIIGIVRDATQELADSTARRELDEERQRRTSLVEGTTAALAHARTVRDVIEVLKNSEGMALLGATSLVMGLIEAGRIHLVADGPEGAFVPGTRYTRTDEQYPMSEVVRTLTPRFIESAEDFADSYPVLWPHISHLGIRSAAYLPLIAQARPIGALGLLYSDKGGFTADERNLLVALGSSIAQSLQRAMLYEQEHDLAEGLQQAMLPRRIPDVPGAQIAVRYRSARLGRDIGGDWYDVIPLPGGRVGAVIGDVQGHDTHAAAVMGQLRIVLRAYAAEGHSPATVMARASVFLHELDTDRFATCTYAEADLTTGVVQLVRAGHVDPVVRDADGGCRKVPVEGGLPLGLSAEFGRLEYPVSTVELDPGQTMVLFTDGLVEQPGADLDEGMQLLTSMITNGPQDLQELANRLCESVDERGGEDDVAVLLLRRKAAHAPQPGGRLQQHVAQNDPEALSSARHMIRAAVRAWGARDRADEVELAADELTTNALMHTDGGAIVTIRVLTGPERRLRVDVEDRSSALPRRRDAGESGVSGRGLMLVDQLADAWGVESRGTGKCVWCEFVIPPRD encoded by the coding sequence ATGGATGATCGGGTAGCGGGTGCCCTGTCACTCCCGGACGACTGGCCCGCCCACCCGGACCTCAGTCTCGCCCTGAACCGTATGGGCAGCTTCGACTGGGACCTCGACAGCGGCCTGATGCACATGGACCAGCCGGCCCTGGACGTGTTCGACCTGAGCGCCGAGGAGTACGACGACCGGCCGGAGACGCTCGCCATGCGGGTGCCGGCCGACGAGGCCATGCGCCTGGATGCCATGGTCTCGCAGGCGCTCAAGAGCGGCCGGGCCAACTACGGGGCCTACTTCCGCATCCAGCGCAGCGACGGCACCCTGCGCTGGACGCACACCCAGGGCTTCGTCCGGCGCGACGCGAGCGGACGCCCGCAGCGCATCATCGGCATCGTGCGCGACGCCACCCAGGAGCTGGCCGACTCCACCGCCCGCCGTGAGCTGGACGAGGAGCGGCAGCGCCGGACCAGCCTGGTCGAGGGCACCACGGCCGCGCTGGCCCACGCCCGTACGGTCAGGGACGTCATCGAGGTGCTCAAGAACTCCGAGGGAATGGCGCTCCTGGGAGCGACCAGCCTGGTCATGGGGCTCATCGAGGCCGGGCGCATCCATCTGGTGGCCGACGGGCCCGAGGGGGCGTTCGTGCCGGGGACCCGGTACACCCGGACGGACGAGCAGTACCCGATGAGCGAGGTCGTGCGCACGCTCACCCCGCGCTTCATCGAGTCGGCCGAGGACTTCGCCGACTCCTACCCCGTCCTGTGGCCCCACATCAGCCACCTCGGCATCAGGTCCGCCGCCTATCTGCCGCTGATCGCCCAGGCCCGCCCCATCGGCGCCCTCGGGCTGCTCTACAGCGACAAGGGCGGCTTCACCGCCGACGAGCGCAATCTGCTGGTCGCCCTCGGCAGCTCCATCGCCCAGAGCCTCCAGCGCGCCATGCTCTACGAGCAGGAGCACGACCTCGCCGAGGGGCTCCAGCAGGCGATGCTGCCGCGCCGGATCCCGGACGTGCCCGGCGCCCAGATCGCCGTGCGCTACCGCTCGGCGCGGCTCGGCCGGGACATCGGCGGCGACTGGTACGACGTCATCCCGCTGCCCGGCGGCCGGGTCGGCGCCGTCATCGGGGACGTCCAGGGCCACGACACCCATGCCGCCGCCGTCATGGGGCAGCTGCGCATCGTGCTGCGCGCCTACGCCGCCGAGGGGCACAGCCCCGCCACGGTCATGGCGCGGGCCTCGGTCTTCCTGCACGAACTCGACACCGACCGCTTCGCGACCTGCACCTACGCCGAGGCCGACCTGACCACGGGCGTGGTGCAGCTGGTCCGGGCCGGGCATGTGGACCCGGTGGTACGGGACGCGGACGGCGGCTGCCGCAAGGTGCCCGTCGAGGGCGGGCTGCCGCTGGGGCTCTCCGCCGAGTTCGGCCGGCTGGAGTATCCGGTCAGCACGGTCGAGCTGGACCCCGGGCAGACGATGGTGCTCTTCACCGACGGCCTGGTGGAGCAGCCGGGCGCCGACCTCGACGAGGGCATGCAGCTGCTCACCTCCATGATCACGAACGGGCCGCAGGACCTCCAGGAGCTGGCGAACCGGCTCTGCGAGTCCGTCGACGAGCGCGGCGGCGAGGACGACGTGGCGGTTCTGCTGCTGCGCCGCAAGGCCGCGCACGCCCCGCAGCCCGGCGGCCGGCTCCAGCAGCACGTGGCGCAGAACGACCCGGAGGCGCTCAGCTCCGCACGCCACATGATCCGCGCGGCGGTCCGGGCCTGGGGCGCCAGGGACCGGGCCGACGAGGTCGAGCTGGCCGCCGACGAGCTGACCACCAACGCGCTGATGCACACCGACGGCGGCGCGATCGTCACCATCCGCGTGCTCACCGGACCCGAGCGGCGGCTCCGGGTCGACGTCGAGGACCGGTCCAGCGCGCTGCCGCGCCGGCGGGACGCGGGGGAGTCGGGCGTCTCGGGCCGGGGGCTGATGCTCGTGGACCAGCTGGCGGACGCGTGGGGCGTCGAGTCCCGGGGGACCGGCAAGTGCGTCTGGTGCGAATTCGTCATTCCGCCACGCGACTGA